A window of the Haloarcula litorea genome harbors these coding sequences:
- a CDS encoding PQQ-binding-like beta-propeller repeat protein, whose translation MHADDHTRRTFLAGLGTAVAGSLAGCQSGFDPLADTALDETAATQFRQGLLNRGYTDRSIPAAVEKRWSLPTNRGDHTAAKGSPVLAPTGDLLVADDTGRIRALSTDGEVRWATTFTDAGRGSHGTPAVANGTAYIGAYDGAVSAIDVETGRRRWRTELGDAIGASPTYYNGVLYVAVEHAAPSGSVAAVDAATGSVQWRDTRPTNHPHSTVALDREHGVLLFGSNDGRVYAWTFPGLERAWTYDTGDDVKAPVAVDDGVAVVPSWAETITAVDVTDGSMRWEFETGADAMCAPAVHDGTVYVGSHDDHLYALDRDTGEEQWRFETGGWLIGSVVATPDHVLVGSYDTHLYAVDRATGDLAWAVENRGHVSSAPLVTADAIYYTERAVDGDPDRPGMCYALTPA comes from the coding sequence GTGCACGCAGACGACCACACGCGGCGGACGTTCCTCGCCGGCCTGGGGACCGCCGTCGCCGGGTCGCTCGCGGGCTGTCAGTCGGGGTTCGACCCCCTGGCGGACACGGCGCTCGACGAGACGGCGGCCACGCAGTTCCGGCAGGGGCTGTTGAACCGGGGGTACACCGACCGGTCGATCCCCGCGGCCGTCGAGAAGCGGTGGTCGCTCCCGACGAACCGGGGCGACCACACGGCCGCGAAGGGGAGCCCGGTGCTGGCCCCGACCGGCGACCTGCTGGTCGCGGACGACACCGGCCGCATCCGCGCGCTCTCGACCGACGGCGAGGTCCGGTGGGCGACGACGTTCACCGACGCGGGTCGCGGGAGCCACGGGACGCCGGCGGTCGCCAACGGCACGGCCTACATCGGGGCCTACGACGGCGCGGTGTCGGCCATCGACGTCGAGACCGGCCGGCGGCGCTGGCGGACGGAGCTCGGGGACGCCATCGGCGCGAGCCCGACCTACTACAACGGCGTGCTGTACGTCGCGGTCGAACACGCGGCCCCGAGCGGCAGCGTCGCGGCCGTCGACGCCGCCACCGGCAGCGTCCAGTGGCGCGACACGCGGCCGACGAACCACCCCCACTCGACGGTGGCGCTGGACCGCGAGCACGGCGTCCTCCTCTTCGGTTCGAACGACGGCCGCGTCTACGCGTGGACGTTCCCCGGGCTGGAGCGGGCCTGGACCTACGACACCGGCGACGACGTGAAGGCTCCCGTCGCCGTCGACGACGGCGTCGCCGTCGTCCCGTCGTGGGCCGAGACGATCACCGCCGTCGACGTGACCGACGGCTCGATGCGCTGGGAGTTCGAGACCGGCGCGGACGCGATGTGTGCGCCGGCGGTCCACGACGGCACCGTCTACGTCGGCAGCCACGACGACCACCTCTACGCCCTCGACCGGGACACCGGCGAGGAGCAGTGGCGCTTCGAGACCGGCGGCTGGCTCATCGGCAGCGTCGTCGCCACGCCCGACCACGTGCTGGTCGGGTCCTACGACACGCACCTCTACGCCGTCGACCGGGCGACCGGCGACCTCGCGTGGGCCGTCGAGAACCGCGGCCACGTCAGCAGCGCCCCGCTGGTGACGGCGGACGCGATCTACTACACGGAGCGGGCGGTCGACGGCGACCCCGACCGGCCGGGGATGTG